In Colletotrichum higginsianum IMI 349063 chromosome 1, whole genome shotgun sequence, one genomic interval encodes:
- a CDS encoding Glis family zinc finger 1 has protein sequence MALGVMACPLDTPSYSSETMSPTLSPLNPGNENESDKASDSGFSNDIETPAAAAAAAAATVGGLDISRLCFECRWQNCGKVFRRPSDLTKHERYHIKEYLCDETGCDKAFATMKDLKRHKKTHETLDGDSSGYRCRVPGCRKAKTGHVYNRRDNFVRHLRTKHVGMDFDVREEYDMTY, from the exons ATGGCACTTGGTGTCATGGCGTGTCCACTAGACACCCCCTCCTATTCTTCGGAAACCATGAGTCCGACTCTAAGCCCCTTAAACCCCGGGAACGAGAATGAAAGCGACAAGGCCAGCGACAGCGGCTTCAGCAACGACATCGAgacccccgccgccgccgccgccgccgccgccgccaccgtcggcggTCTCGACATATCGCGCCTTTGTTTCGAATGCCGCTGGCAGAACTGCGGCAAGGTCTTCCGCAGACCGAGTGATCTGAC CAAACATGAAAGATACCACATCAAGGAGTACCTATGCGACGAGACCGGCTGCGACAAGGCCTTCGCCACCATGAAGGACCTCAAACGGCACAAGAAGACGCACGAgaccctcgacggcgacagctCAGGCTACCGCTGCCGCGTGCCGGGATGCCGGAAGGCAAAGACCGGGCACGTCTACAACCGCCGCGACAACTTCGTCCGCCATCTCCGGACCAAGCATGTGGGGATGGACTTTGACGTCAGGGAAGAATATGATATGACGTACTGA
- a CDS encoding TfdA family Taurine catabolism dioxygenase TauD produces MAPGSIEVDVPVVRSAGATPSTKPLKLSGALNAFESFDPTPLTGREFPKANIVDWLRAPNSDDLIRDLAITVSQRGVVFFRKQDDLTPELQKELLTRLGELTCRPASSGLHIHPFFNAERDDQGDDHVVSYIHQKQQKPEPLIKSSGLAADALCPKKQNTAEWHSDACFEPVPADYSCLRLTTIPPTGGDTLWANGYELYDKISEPYQKFLETLTVTFEPPGLKQMCDAAGVTLYSKERGNPENVGDVIKAVHPVVRTNPVTGWKSVFAIGGMVKHINGVTTEESKMLVDWFHDLIFKNHTIQVRFNWKDPNDFAIWDNRSFYHSATYDFWEMGDRHGCRGSGVGEKPYLDPKSKSRREDLAANGP; encoded by the exons ATGGCCCCCGGAAGCATCGAAGTTGATGTGCCTGTGGTCAGGAGCGCCGGCGCTACTCCCTCAACAAAACCTCTAAAGCTTTCCGGAGCTCTGAATGCCTTCGAGTCTTTCGACCCCACCCCCCTGACTGGCCGTGAATTCCCCAAGGCGAACATCGTGGATTGGCTGAGAGCGCCAAACTCCGATGACCTGATTCGAGATCTTGCCATCACCG TCTCCCAGCGCGGCGTGGTCTTCTTCCGCAAGCAAGACGACCTTACACCTGAGTTGCAAAAGGAGCTGCTTACCAGACTCGGCGAGCTCACTTGTCGGCCTGCGTCTTCCGGTCTACACATCCACCCCTTTTTCAATGCCGAGCGCGACGACCAAGGGGACGACCACGTGGTCAGCTACATCCACCAAAAGCAGCAAAAGCCGGAACCCTTGATCAAGAGCAGTGGCttggccgccgacgccttGTGCCCAAAGAAGCAGAACACGGCCGAGTGGCACAGCGACGCCTGCTTCGAGCCTGTGCCGGCAGACTACTCGTGTTTGCGACTCACGACCATACCTCCTACGGGAGGCGACACTTTGTGGGCTAACGGATATGAGCTCTACGACAAGATTAG CGAGCCGTACCAAAAGTTTCTTGAGACCCTTACAGTGACGTTTGAGCCGCCCGGCCTCAAGCAGATGTGTGACGCCGCGGGCGTCACTCTCTATTCCAAAGAGCGCGGCAACCCCGAGAACGTTGGTGATGTGATCAAGGCCGTGCATCCCGTCGTGCGAACGAATCCTGTCACGGGATGGAAGAGCGTCTTCGCGATCGGCGGCATGGTCAAGCACATCAACGGCGTCACCACCGAAGAGAGCAAGATGCTCGTTGACTGGTTCCACGACTTGATCTTCAAGAATCACACCATCCAAGTGCGATTTAACTGGAAGGACCCTAATGACTTTG CCATCTGGGATAACCGGAGCTTCTACCACTCCGCAACCTACGATTTCTGGGAGATGGGTGACAGGCACGGATGCCGGGGCTCTGGAGTTGGCGAAAAGCCTTACCTCGACCCCAAGAGTAAGTCTAGAAGGGAAGACCTGGCTGCCAACGGACCATAG
- a CDS encoding Catalyzes late reaction in the cephamycin biosynthetic pathway encodes MFLWSQPSLGGKTMLHNDNGESNSYRLMFLASPEPPKWAPKVDSPVIVTDVTGDEEKYRLLEHGFQFAKHKTRYEAVLPELKNRDGCREALDETTKAHYDEMHELLEEILSQQEGLPKPSLIRVLMHTNRVSQVGQKGTLGPIYNVHVDQSASAAVPLAHRWLGDEAEELLAKPRFQIINMWRPCKPITRDPFAVTDANTVAESDYIKVPFIYPDRTSELLEVCPAEHPEKPHRWYFKDNQQPDDVLFFIQADTTKRPGVVRRCPHAAFKDPRVDESKQDPRVSIEIRAMVFYDHDDYEEEEEEE; translated from the exons ATGTTCCTCTGGAGCCAACCATCATTGGGGGGTAAGACCATGCTGCACAACGACAATGGGGAGAGCAATAGTTATAGACTGATGTTCCTCGCCAGCCCCGAGCCCCCAAAATGGGCGCCCAAAGTGGACTCTCCGGTGATAGTCACAGACGTGACGGGAGACGAAGAAAAGTACAGGCTCTTGGAACATGGCTTTCAGTTCGCAAAGCACAAAACCCGCTATGAAGCCGTTTTGCCAGAGTTGAAGAACCGGGATGGATGTAgggaggccctcgacgaaACCACCAAGGCGCACTATGACGAGATGCATGAGTTACTGGAGGAGATTTTATCTCAACAAGAAGGCTT ACCCAAGCCCTCCCTGATTCGCGTGCTGATGCACACCAATCGCGTCTCCCAGGTGGGACAGAAAGGGACCCTGGGGCCGATCTACAACGTCCACGTGGACCAATCTGCATCGGCCGCCGTGCCCCTTGCCCATCGATggctcggcgacgaagccgaggagctgcttgCCAAGCCTCGATTCCAGATCATCAAT ATGTGGCGACCTTGCAAGCCCATCACCCGGGACCCCTTCGCGGTGACGGACGCCAACACTGTCGCCGAGTCGGACTACATCAAGGTTCCCTTCATCTACCCCGACCGCACGTCGGAGTTGCTGGAGGTGTGCCCGGCGGAACACCCGGAGAAGCCCCACCGCTGGTACTTCAAGGACAACCAGCAGCCTGACGACGTGTTGTTCTTCATCCAGGCCGACACGACGAAGCGGCCAGGAGTTGTGAGGCGGTGCCCTCACGCCGCGTTCAAGGATCCGCGAGTGGATGAGTCCAAGCAAGACCCGAGGGTTAGCATCGAGATCAGAGCGATGGTGTTCTACGATCATGACGAttacgaagaggaggaggaggaggagtag